A stretch of Longibacter salinarum DNA encodes these proteins:
- a CDS encoding AAA family ATPase: METPSAESPSPNDSSYESALPSSRIDATELSDAVDRIRDEIGTILVGQTDMVDLFLTALLADGHVLIEGVPGVAKTLTARLVARALNVDFTRIQFTPDLMPSDVLGTSVFNPKTTEFTFRKGPVFSNVVLIDEINRAPAKTQAALFEVMEERQVSADGTTWPLDTPFVVFATQNPLEHEGTYRLPEAQLDRFLFKIQVDYPGLDDEVDILRGHHVGRGPDAIEQIEPVINAETLSQFRALVQDVHVEIDLMRYIAEIAHHTREHRMLSLGASPRASVAMLNAAKAFTVLRGRDFVSPDDVQAIALPALRHRLMLTPEQEMEGKTTDAVIRRVLDEVDVPR, translated from the coding sequence ATGGAAACGCCCTCTGCAGAATCCCCTTCGCCGAACGACTCATCGTACGAGTCCGCGTTGCCGTCCTCCCGAATCGATGCAACCGAGCTTTCTGATGCCGTGGACCGGATCCGGGACGAGATCGGAACGATCCTGGTTGGCCAAACGGACATGGTCGATCTCTTCCTCACCGCGTTGCTCGCGGATGGGCATGTCCTGATCGAAGGTGTACCGGGCGTTGCCAAGACGCTCACGGCCCGTCTCGTTGCGCGAGCGCTGAACGTTGACTTTACGCGAATCCAGTTTACGCCGGATTTGATGCCGAGCGATGTGCTCGGGACATCGGTCTTCAACCCCAAAACGACCGAGTTCACGTTCCGGAAAGGCCCCGTCTTTTCCAATGTCGTGTTGATCGATGAGATCAACCGGGCGCCGGCGAAGACGCAGGCCGCGCTCTTCGAGGTGATGGAGGAACGGCAGGTGAGCGCGGATGGCACGACCTGGCCGTTGGATACGCCCTTTGTCGTGTTCGCGACGCAGAATCCCCTGGAGCACGAGGGCACCTATCGACTGCCGGAGGCGCAACTCGACCGGTTCCTCTTCAAGATCCAGGTTGACTATCCCGGCCTAGATGATGAAGTGGACATTCTGCGCGGTCACCACGTCGGGCGCGGTCCGGATGCCATCGAACAGATCGAGCCCGTCATCAACGCAGAGACGCTCTCGCAATTTCGTGCCCTGGTGCAGGATGTGCACGTCGAGATAGACCTCATGCGCTACATTGCGGAAATCGCGCACCATACGCGAGAACACCGGATGCTTTCGCTCGGTGCGTCGCCGCGTGCGTCCGTTGCCATGCTCAATGCAGCTAAGGCCTTTACCGTGCTTCGTGGCCGCGACTTCGTTTCCCCCGATGATGTGCAGGCCATCGCCCTTCCGGCGCTTCGCCACCGCCTGATGCTGACACCGGAGCAGGAGATGGAAGGCAAGACGACCGATGCGGTCATCCGACGCGTGCTCGATGAGGTCGATGTGCCCCGCTGA